One genomic region from Salvia hispanica cultivar TCC Black 2014 chromosome 2, UniMelb_Shisp_WGS_1.0, whole genome shotgun sequence encodes:
- the LOC125207246 gene encoding zinc finger CCCH domain-containing protein 32-like has product MERYGSTQAMEGRSVDPAAEWTGAGGETGLEEPMWGLGLGEGPESYPERPDEPDCIYYLRTGFCGYGNRCRFNHPRDRSAAMGALRATGGEYPERHGEPICQYFMRTGMCKFGASCKYNHPKHGAGSSPPTTLNIYGYPLRQGEKECSYYIKTGQCKFGVTCKFHHPQPAGMQMPAPGAGPAAMPTPTLYPTVQSPSVQSSQQYGVLHGNWPVSRPTMLPGSYVPGSYGHMLLAPGVVPVPGWNPYSAQVSPGALQSSQPTVGAGPVYGITQLPPSSTIYTGAHLSGTSLSGPSSSSQKEHAFPNRPDQPDCQYYLRTGDCKFGATCKYHHPPEWSAQQSVVVLSPMGLPIRPGAPLCSHYAQNGVCKFGPSCKFDHPMRALSYSTSASSLTDMPVAPYPVGSTNATLAPSSSSSLDLRPELLSGFSKDAFPANLSSTNSSSASIGSTFSRSGLIPEFGIQHSGQSTASSTGGSSSHQEGEVNISS; this is encoded by the exons ATGGAGAGGTATGGCTCGACGCAGGCAATGGAGGGGAGGTCGGTGGATCCGGCGGCGGAATGGACGGGGGCGGGAGGGGAAACCGGGCTGGAAG AGCCTATGTGGGGATTGGGACTCGGCGAGGGGCCCGAATCTTACCCCGAGAGGCCCGATGAGCCCGACTGTATCTATTACTTGAGAACTGGATTCTGTGGCTACGGCAATCGATGCCGGTTCAATCATCCACGCGACCGTAGTGCG GCAATGGGAGCTCTAAGGGCTACTGGAGGTGAGTACCCGGAACGCCATGGTGAACCCATCTGTCAG TACTTCATGCGAACGGGAATGTGTAAATTTGGTGCCTCTTGCAAATATAACCACCCAAAGCATGGAGCTGGATCTTCACCTCCAACTACACTCAATATTTATGGTTATCCATTGCGACAG GGAGAAAAGGAATGCTcgtattatataaaaacagGGCAATGCAAGTTTGGTGTAACAtgtaaatttcatcacccacaGCCAGCTGGGATGCAGATGCCCGCCCCTGGTGCTGGTCCAGCAGCTATGCCTACTCCTACGCTTTATCCAACTGTGCAGTCTCCTTCAGTTCAATCTTCTCAACAGTATGGGGTCCTTCATGGTAACTGGCCGGTTTCTAGGCCAACCATGCTTCCAGGTTCATATGTTCCTGGAAGTTATGGTCATATGCTCCTCGCCCCTGGCGTTGTTCCAGTTCCTGGCTGGAATCCATATTCG GCACAAGTTAGCCCTGGTGCTCTGCAAAGTAGTCAGCCTACTGTTGGTGCAGGCCCAGTTTACGGGATAACACAGTTACCTCCTTCGTCGACTATATACACTGGAGCACATCTTTCTGGTACCTCTTTATCTGGCCCCTCAAGCAGCAGCCAAAAGGAACATGCTTTTCCTAACAGACCCGATCAACCAGATTGCCAGTATTATTTGAGGACTGGGGATTGTAAATTTGGCGCTACATGTAAATATCATCATCCGCCAGAGTGGAGTGCACAACAATCAGTTGTTGTACTTAGCCCTATGGGCTTGCCGATACGCCCT GGTGCACCGCTTTGCTCCCACTATGCTCAAAATGGAGTATGCAAATTTGGGCCCTCATGCAAATTCGATCACCCTATGAGAGCTCTGAGTTACAGTACATCTGCATCTTCTCTGACTGATATGCCAGTAGCTCCTTACCCTGTGGGATCTACTAACGCGACATTGGccccatcatcatcatcttccttGGACTTAAGGCCTGAACTTCTCTCAGGTTTCAGCAAAGATGCCTTCCCAGCAAATTTGTCATCCACGAACAGCTCAAGTGCTTCAATTGGCTCAACCTTCTCTAGAAGTGGGCTGATTCCTGAATTTGGCATTCAGCATTCTGGGCAGAGCACTGCCTCTTCAACTGGTGGTAGTAGCTCTCACCAGGAAGGCGAGGTTAATATCTCAAGTTGA
- the LOC125207247 gene encoding UDP-glucosyltransferase 29-like, producing MDAKQGELRVLMFPWLAHGHVFPFLELAKGLAKKHFHIYFCSTSINLDSIKNSLNNDNNNNDDIPIELVELPLPSLPDLPPHYHTTKNVPPHLRPTLMRAFQMSAPAFSDIIANLKPDLLIYDIVQSWAAKAAASQGVPAVFFATSGATTFAFVHHFFTHKSWDNFPRQSIWLKEFERKIIDNERKTFPVRDPADGFANGVFDVSKDVILMKTCRGLEGQHVEYLSTLCGKKIVPTGSLITFADNQETGGSEIMEWLGEREEGSTLYISFGSENYLSKEQMREIAIGLELSGINFLWVARAPAGSEVSLEDAVPEGFLERAKPRGLVVQGWAPQAAILAHPAVGGFMSHCGWSSITESLYFGVPVVALPLKLDQPMNARLVVEVGVGVEVARDEEGGIDGNGVAEAVKEVFVEESKEGLRSRVREMSEKMKMEGEEAFGEIAEELTKVCARK from the coding sequence ATGGATGCTAAACAAGGTGAGTTGAGAGTGTTGATGTTCCCATGGTTGGCTCATGGCCatgtttttccctttcttgAATTAGCCAAAGGCCTTGCCAAGAAACACTTCCATATCTACTTTTGCTCCACATCCATTAACCTCGACTCCATCAAAAACAGTCTCAACAacgacaacaacaacaacgatGATATCCCGATCGAGCTAGTCGAACTCCCTCTCCCATCCCTCCCTGACCTCCCTCCACACTACCACACTACCAAGAATGTACCACCCCATCTTAGGCCTACCCTCATGAGGGCCTTCCAAATGTCGGCCCCCGCCTTCTCTGACATCATCGCCAACCTCAAACCCGACTTGCTTATCTACGACATCGTGCAGTCCTGGGCAGCTAAGGCCGCTGCATCACAGGGCGTCCCAGCGGTCTTCTTTGCCACGTCGGGCGCCACGACGTTCGCATTTGTCCATCACTTCTTCACACACAAGAGCTGGGACAATTTCCCTCGCCAGTCAATCTGGCTTAAGGAATTTGAGAGGAAGATAATTGACAATGAGCGTAAAACCTTTCCAGTTAGAGATCCAGCGGATGGCTTTGCCAATGGGGTCTTCGACGTATCAAAAGACGTCATCTTGATGAAAACATGCCGGGGTTTAGAGGGGCAGCATGTAGAGTATCTCTCCACCTTGTGTGGGAAAAAGATTGTGCCCACTGGTTCATTGATCACATTTGCTGACAATCAAGAAACTGGGGGCTCGGAGATCATGGAGTGGCTTGGTGAAAGAGAGGAAGGCTCAACTCTTTATATATCATTTGGGAGTGAGAATTATCTGTCAAAGGAGCAAATGAGAGAGATAGCAATAGGTTTGGAGCTAAGTGGTATCAACTTCCTATGGGTTGCTAGGGCGCCTGCTGGGAGTGAGGTTTCCTTAGAAGATGCAGTACCTGAAGGCTTCCTCGAAAGGGCGAAGCCGAGAGGGCTGGTCGTCCAGGGGTGGGCTCCGCAGGCGGCAATTCTGGCACATCCAGCTGTGGGCGGTTTCATGAGCCACTGTGGGTGGAGCTCAATCACAGAGAGTTTGTATTTTGGGGTGCCGGTGGTGGCCCTGCCCCTGAAGCTCGATCAGCCGATGAATGCTAGGCTCGTGGTGGAGGTTGGCGTTGGCGTGGAGGTGGCGAGGGACGAGGAAGGGGGGATCGATGGGAACGGGGTGGCGGAGGCTGTGAAGGAGGTGTTTGTGGAGGAGAGTAAGGAGGGGTTGAGGagtagagtaagagagatgagtgagaagatgaaaatggaGGGAGAAGAAGCATTTGGAGAAATTGCAGAAGAGCTGACAAAAGTTTGTGCTAGGAAATGA
- the LOC125203986 gene encoding UDP-glucosyltransferase 29-like translates to MDAKQGELRVLMFPWLAHGHVFPFLELAKGLTKKHFHVYLCSTSINLDSVRNSLNNDDNPIKLVELPLPSLPDLPPHYHTTKNIPPHLMPTLFKAFQMSAPGFSDNIADLKPDLLIYDAFQPWAAKAAASQGVPPVYFATSGATTFALAHHCYTHKSWDSFPHQAIRLKDYEKKRMAVAVETIQIGDAGEGFVYGVFDLSNDVVLMKTCRALEGKYVDYLSTLCGKKIVPTGSLITFADNQETGGSEIMEWLGEREEGSTLYISFGSENYLSKEQMREIAIGLELSGINFLWVARAPAGSEVSLDEAVPEGFLERAKQRGLVVRGWAPQAAILAHPAVGGFMSHCGWSSIMESLYFGVPVVALPLKLDQPMNARLVVEVGVGVEVARDEEGGLDGNGVAEAVKEVFVEESKEGLRSRAREVSEKMKMEGDEAFGEIARELIKICARK, encoded by the coding sequence ATGGATGCAAAACAAGGTGAGTTGAGAGTGTTGATGTTCCCATGGTTGGCTCATGGCCatgtttttccctttcttgAACTAGCCAAAGGCCTAACCAAGAAACACTTCCATGTCTACTTGTGCTCCACATCCATCAACCTCGACTCCGTCAGAAACAGTCTCAACAACGACGATAACCCGATCAAGCTAGTCGAACTCCCTCTCCCATCCCTTCCCGACCTCCCTCCACACTACCACACCACCAAGAACATCCCACCCCATCTCATGCCCACCCTCTTCAAGGCCTTCCAGATGTCGGCCCCGGGCTTCTCCGACAACATCGCCGACCTCAAACCCGACTTGCTCATCTATGACGCCTTCCAGCCATGGGCAGCTAAGGCCGCGGCGTCACAGGGCGTCCCCCCAGTCTACTTTGCCACCTCAGGCGCCACGACGTTCGCATTAGCCCATCACTGCTACACACACAAGAGTTGGGACAGTTTCCCTCACCAGGCAATAAGGCTTAAGGATTatgagaagaagagaatggCAGTTGCTGTTGAAACAATTCAAATTGGAGATGCAGGGGAGGGCTTTGTCTATGGGGTCTTCGACCTATCAAACGACGTCGTCTTGATGAAAACATGCCGGGCTTTAGAGGGGAAGTATGTAGATTATCTCTCCACCTTGTGTGGGAAAAAGATTGTGCCCACTGGTTCATTGATCACATTTGCTGACAATCAAGAAACTGGGGGCTCGGAGATCATGGAGTGGCTTGGTGAAAGAGAGGAAGGCTCAACTCTTTATATATCATTTGGGAGTGAGAATTATCTGTCAAAGGAGCAAATGAGAGAGATAGCAATAGGTTTGGAGCTAAGTGGTATCAACTTCCTATGGGTTGCTAGGGCGCCTGCTGGGAGTGAGGTTTCCTTAGACGAAGCAGTACCCGAAGGCTTCCTCGAAAGGGCGAAGCAGAGAGGGCTGGTGGTCCGGGGGTGGGCTCCACAGGCGGCAATTCTGGCGCATCCGGCTGTGGGCGGTTTCATGAGCCACTGTGGGTGGAGCTCAATCATGGAGAGTTTGTATTTTGGGGTGCCGGTGGTGGCCCTGCCCCTGAAGCTCGATCAGCCGATGAATGCTAGGCTCGTGGTGGAGGTTGGCGTCGGCGTGGAAGTGGCGAGGGACGAGGAAGGGGGGCTCGATGGGAACGGAGTGGCGGAGGCTGTGAAGGAGGTGTTTGTGGAGGAGAGTAAGGAGGGGTTGAGGAGCAGAGCGAGAGAAGTGAGtgagaagatgaaaatggaGGGAGATGAAGCATTTGGTGAAATTGCACGAGAGCTGATCAAAATTTGTGCTAGGAAATGA
- the LOC125203803 gene encoding UDP-glucosyltransferase 29-like has protein sequence MDHTKQSDVKLRVLMFPWLAHGHVFPFLELAKGLANKHFHVYLCSTAINLDSVKNSLNNDDSSIELVELPLPSQPDLPPHYHTTKNIPPHLMPTLFKAFQMTGPAFSDIIADLKPDLLIFDVMQPWAAKAAAAQGVPPVYFATSGATAFALAHHSYTHKNWDAFPHQAIRLKDYEKKRMGEAGKTIRIADAGEGFVYGVFGLSNDIVLMKTCRALEGKYVDYLSTYCGKKIVTTGPLITFADNQDTEGSEIMEWLGEKEEGSTLYISFGSENYLSKEQMREIAVGLELSGVNFIWVARKPCGSEISLDEAVPEGFLERAKQRGLIIRGWAPQAAILGHPAVGGFMSHCGWSSITESLYFGVPVVALPLKLDQPINARLVVEAGVGVEVARDEEGELDGNGVAEAVKEVLVEESKEGLRSIAREMSEKMKMEGDEAFGQIAQELIKICARKESTLSSM, from the coding sequence ATGGATCATACAAAGCAAAGTGATGTGAAATTGAGAGTATTGATGTTCCCATGGTTGGCTCATGGCCatgttttcccctttcttgAACTAGCCAAAGGCCTTGCCAACAAACACTTCCATGTCTACTTATGCTCCACAGCCATCAACCTCGACTCCGTCAAAAACAGTCTCAACAACGATGATAGCTCGATCGAGCTAGTCGAACTCCCTCTCCCATCCCAGCCTGACCTCCCTCCACACTACCACACCACCAAGAACATCCCACCCCATCTCATGCCCACCCTCTTCAAGGCCTTCCAGATGACAGGCCCCGCCTTCTCCGACATCATCGCCGATCTCAAACCCGACTTGCTCATCTTCGACGTCATGCAGCCATGGGCAGCTAAGGCCGCCGCGGCCCAGGGCGTCCCCCCGGTCTACTTTGCCACGTCAGGCGCCACGGCGTTCGCATTAGCCCATCACTCCTACACACACAAGAATTGGGACGCTTTCCCTCACCAGGCAATAAGGCTTAAGGATTatgagaagaagagaatggGGGAAGCTGGTAAAACCATTCGAATAGCAGATGCAGGGGAAGGCTTTGTCTACGGGGTCTTCGGCCTATCAAACGACATCGTCTTGATGAAAACATGCCGGGCTTTAGAGGGGAAGTATGTTGATTATCTCTCCACCTATTGTGGGAAAAAGATTGTGACAACTGGTCCACTGATCACATTTGCTGACAATCAAGATACTGAGGGCTCAGAGATCATGGAGTGGCTTGGTGAGAAAGAGGAAGGCTCAACTCTTTATATATCATTTGGGAGTGAGAATTATCTGTCAAAGGAGCAAATGAGAGAGATAGCAGTAGGTTTGGAGCTAAGTGGTGTCAACTTCATATGGGTTGCTAGAAAGCCTTGTGGGAGTGAGATTTCCTTAGACGAAGCAGTACCCGAAGGCTTCCTCGAAAGGGCGAAGCAGAGAGGGCTGATCATCCGGGGGTGGGCTCCACAGGCGGCAATTCTGGGCCATCCGGCTGTGGGTGGTTTCATGAGCCATTGTGGGTGGAGCTCAATCACGGAGAGTTTGTATTTTGGGGTGCCGGTGGTGGCCCTGCCTCTGAAGCTCGATCAGCCGATTAACGCTAGGCTCGTGGTGGAGGCCGGTGTAGGCGTGGAGGTGGCGAGGGACGAGGAAGGGGAGCTCGATGGGAACGGAGTGGCGGAGGCTGTGAAGGAGGTGCTTGTGGAGGAGAGTAAGGAGGGATTGAGGAGTATAGCCAGAGAAATGAGtgagaagatgaaaatggaGGGAGATGAAGCATTTGGTCAAATTGCACAAGAGCTCATCAAAATTTGTGCTAGGAAAGAGTCAACGTTATCAAGCATGTGA